One Nicotiana tomentosiformis chromosome 4, ASM39032v3, whole genome shotgun sequence genomic window carries:
- the LOC104094951 gene encoding uncharacterized protein, with amino-acid sequence MAETGRKPRRATLYLAIHTKKDGSYVNEEAKEICETIELAVSESKMDESEITPNDVVGKVLGKGHPGRVRCLGLGATPSNTFRETNFRLGNIRIVSNNVRCSSSGCQEKYNQLMNTLKAYMIMKEGSIPE; translated from the exons ATGGCTGAGACAGGGAGAAAGCCTAGACGAGCAACACTTTATCTTGCTATACATACGAAAAAAGATGGATCATATGTAAATGAGGAGGCAAAAGAAATATGT GAAACAATTGAGCTAGCAGTGAGTGAAAGTAAAATGGATGAGTCTGAAATTACTCCAAATGATGTTGTTGGTAAGGTGCTAGGCAAAGGGCATCCTGGAAGGGTGAGATGTTTGGGATTAGGAGCTACTCCAAGCAATACTTTCAGAGAGACAAATTTTCGTCTTGGTAATATTAGAATTGTGAGTAATAATGTTAGATGTTCTTCTTCTGGATGCCAAGAGAAGTACAATCAATTGATGAATACTCTTAAAGCATACATGATAATGAAGGAAGGGTCAATACCAGAATAA